The Neomonachus schauinslandi chromosome 13, ASM220157v2, whole genome shotgun sequence DNA segment ATTTTTCAGGTAGAACAGCATTTAAAGCACATCCCCTTCTTGGTCTTCCCTGCTCAAAGAATAATGAGCAGAGTCCATCCTGCATTTGGTGGTCTTTGGTCTTGTGATTTGGGGAGGCACCGTGGATAAACTGCTTTAAATGTGAAGGTCAACGTAAAGGGAAATTTAGGAGTTAGTTATGCCTTGTGCCTGCTATAGCAGTGGGCTCCCCTGATGAATTTCAAGTTAAATACTGTTACCTAAAGTGTGCTGTATACGGGGAAATAGAATTCCATATGAAAAACTTTAATATACAGGGTCATCCTTGTGATACATATAAGAAAGTTTATGGCCTTGCACTGCCAAGAACCAAGTTATTTTCCTATTACCTAAGTAGAGGAGCGTTATTCTTTATTCAGTAAAGATGACGGGCAGCAGAGCCCCATCTCCCACCGTACTGGCCCACTGACATAGTATGTGGTaagcccacccccagcctcttAGTTCCTGACATCCTCAGCTTTTCTGTCCTCTGTCATGCCATGCTATTTGTCATCAACAGAATTAAGCATTCGGTCATAGTCCCATCCTTCCATTTCCGTGGGCACTGTAGATATGCCCACCTTTAAGTGTTTCTTCTTCAAGTAAGTTCTTGGCTTGTTCTCTAAATGCAAAAAGATAATATTAGAGAGTAATgggaaataaatatctatttaaaggGTTTTTgaggaggtagagggaaaggaaagcaagATATGTACTATAATCTCTCTTCTCACTACCCAATCCACAAAGATGGAAGAGACAATATACTAAGAAAGCTTATGAAGAAAATCAGGATTAAGAAGACACTGTGGCAACAGATTTTCagggaataaatgagaaaaacctgtcctagacttttaaaatactgtttaaaatcTACCTCAGGAAAAGAACTAGGATTAGTAGGTGGCTCATCTGCATGTATATTGACAGAAtcatagttgttgttgttgttgttttttcaaaGTTCACTTTACAAATGATATGTTGACTTACAGGATTACTACAAAACCCCAAATTTACTtttgtcaactttttaaaaacagcaggaTTATAATCACCCCAGCTTGTTTTCTTTGCAGTTGTCCTGGAGATATAaagttgttgaataaatatataatagagggctttttttttttttgctttctgtaaTATGGCTGTGGTCATAATGGCCAGCATGTTCTCCAGAGTAGCAACCCATCAAGACGGAATGACACCTGAAATCCCAAAAGAAGCCTGAAATGTCCTTAGAGGGACAAGCAGGATTGCTGCTGGTTTACGCCGGCTTCGTCGCATGTGGAAACCTTCAGATCTCCTGGTGCCATAAATGAACGAAATGGTGTCATTGTTGGTTCCACAGTACGAAGAGGACCGGGGCATTGTGCGGCGAAAGCCAGCAATAGTCCACGATGCTGTACTGCGTGTAGCCCAGAAAAAAGCCAAAAGCCACGTCAGTGACATTGTGCCGCCCCAGCATGACCCTGGAGAAGCCCACGATGAAGGCCCATAGGACCACAAGCACCCTCAGCGGAATGGCCAGCACCAAGTGGTTCAGGATGAACCGCGACACCAGGGCGGCCCTGGTGGCATGGCCCGAGGGGAAGGAGTACTTGTCCACTGAGAGGGTGACAAACATGTCCATCTGGTTGTGAGCCGGGCGGCGCCTGCGCACCAGCCCCTTGATCAGGGCCACCAACAGCAGGTCCAAGAGCAGGGCGAAGACCAGGTTCATGAGCACCTCGCGCCCCGCCCAGCTGTCGCTCCTGGACAGGCAATAGAGGGTCCCCAGGAGCCAGGGGATGCCGTGTCCCGAGATCTCCAGCAGCTTCATAAGGGGCCGCATGCTACCCCAGGACGAGCTCTCTCCGGCGCACACCCCCAGCTTCTTGGACAGCCACAGGTCGATGGCCAGCAGGGAGCGCAGGGCGATGCCCAGGAAGGACGGGTTCAGGTCCATGCGGTCTTCCTCCGGCAGCGGGGCGGGGGCTGCCTGCGAGGGGCCCGCCCCGGCCAGGGGGAAGGAGCCGCGGCGGTGCACCGGGCTCTCGGACGCGCGCAGCCGGGCGCAGGTGGGGTCCGCGCCGGGCCCGCGGCTGCCGAGCAGGGACTGGAACTCGAAcctgccgctgccgccgccgccgccgccgccgccgtggGCCGGGCTGCCGGGGCTGCTGGTGCTCGAGGCGGAGGCGGCCAGCGGGCGTCCGTCCGCGTTCCTCCGGGGGCTCGGCATCGCGGCGGGGGGCCCGGACCCCAGGAGCCGACCGGCCTAGCGAGAGGCTCCCGGCGCTGCAGCCTCTTCCGCTTCCGCACTGCCATCccggaggggcggggagaggagccGGCGAGAGGACGATTGTGACACCTGGCGGAG contains these protein-coding regions:
- the PLPP6 gene encoding phospholipid phosphatase 6; this translates as MPSPRRNADGRPLAASASSTSSPGSPAHGGGGGGGGSGRFEFQSLLGSRGPGADPTCARLRASESPVHRRGSFPLAGAGPSQAAPAPLPEEDRMDLNPSFLGIALRSLLAIDLWLSKKLGVCAGESSSWGSMRPLMKLLEISGHGIPWLLGTLYCLSRSDSWAGREVLMNLVFALLLDLLLVALIKGLVRRRRPAHNQMDMFVTLSVDKYSFPSGHATRAALVSRFILNHLVLAIPLRVLVVLWAFIVGFSRVMLGRHNVTDVAFGFFLGYTQYSIVDYCWLSPHNAPVLFVLWNQQ